A genome region from Balneolaceae bacterium includes the following:
- the tyrA gene encoding bifunctional chorismate mutase/prephenate dehydrogenase — protein MTPKEESLNPQRKRIDDIDGQILDLLSERNGIIREVIEKKIDNRLPIYAPRREQQKSDSFRAEAEKRGLDPDWAEDFLRMIMSSSRASQSSTRFPRATEEPREILIVGAKGGMGSLYARIAEQTGHRVHRIDKHNWHELEEMVPNLDMAIVSVPINVTGEVIRRLAPKLGGETLLADFTSNKTEPIQAMLEAHEGPVAGLHPMHGPGVQNLSKQLMVVCAARRPEAAGWFTEQCRLWGMRVVEADPEKHDHVMHLVQGLRHFVALLHGSFMKTYDLDPRDMLDYSSPIYRAELMMTGRIFAQSAELYADIVFADEERRELLLRFFEHHQKLAELVKADDKEGFIREFEAVTDFFGSFATQALQESGYLINRLADRFA, from the coding sequence ATGACCCCCAAAGAAGAGTCACTCAACCCGCAGCGGAAACGCATCGACGATATCGACGGGCAGATCCTCGACCTGCTTTCCGAACGCAACGGAATCATTCGCGAAGTCATTGAGAAAAAAATCGACAACCGCCTGCCCATCTACGCCCCCCGACGGGAGCAGCAGAAGAGCGACTCTTTCCGTGCGGAGGCCGAAAAAAGGGGACTGGATCCCGACTGGGCGGAGGATTTCCTGCGGATGATCATGTCCTCTTCCCGCGCCAGTCAGTCCAGCACCCGCTTCCCGCGCGCCACCGAAGAGCCCCGCGAAATATTAATCGTGGGTGCCAAAGGAGGTATGGGCAGCCTCTACGCGCGCATCGCCGAACAGACCGGTCACAGGGTGCATCGCATCGACAAGCACAACTGGCATGAACTGGAGGAGATGGTTCCCAACCTTGACATGGCCATCGTGTCGGTGCCTATCAACGTCACCGGGGAGGTGATACGGCGGCTGGCCCCGAAGCTCGGGGGAGAAACCCTGCTGGCAGATTTCACCAGCAACAAGACGGAACCCATTCAGGCTATGTTGGAAGCCCATGAGGGTCCCGTGGCGGGCCTGCACCCCATGCACGGGCCGGGCGTACAGAACCTGTCCAAGCAGCTCATGGTGGTCTGCGCGGCGCGGCGGCCCGAAGCCGCCGGATGGTTCACCGAGCAGTGCCGGCTCTGGGGCATGCGTGTCGTGGAGGCCGACCCCGAAAAGCACGACCACGTCATGCACCTGGTGCAGGGCCTGCGTCACTTCGTCGCCCTGCTGCACGGCTCCTTTATGAAAACCTACGACCTCGATCCGAGAGATATGCTCGATTACAGCTCGCCCATTTACCGGGCCGAGCTGATGATGACCGGCCGTATCTTCGCCCAGAGCGCCGAACTATACGCCGACATCGTCTTCGCCGACGAGGAGCGCCGGGAACTGCTGCTACGTTTTTTCGAACACCATCAGAAGCTGGCTGAACTGGTGAAGGCCGACGACAAGGAGGGATTCATCCGCGAGTTCGAGGCTGTGACCGACTTCTTCGGAAGCTTCGCCACCCAGGCCTTGCAGGAGAGCGGCTACCTGATCAACCGGCTGGCCGACCGTTTCGCCTGA
- a CDS encoding methyltransferase domain-containing protein, which translates to MSTFSYIKNFLKDRDVASVTPTSRFAIRKVCSPMRFDHDLTVVEYGAGAGVFADFLLPKMTPESRLVLFETNSGLFQKLKEREDPRLILHNESVEIVDRVLDPSLAGKVDYIISGVPFSFFSDADTLDILRRSRGLLRPGGWFLAYQTSDHLKKPLEEIFGDVETEFEILNIPPMLIYRSRGPETKGA; encoded by the coding sequence ATGAGCACCTTTTCCTACATTAAAAATTTCCTGAAGGACCGCGACGTGGCCTCGGTCACGCCCACCTCCCGCTTTGCCATCCGCAAAGTCTGCAGCCCTATGCGTTTCGACCACGACCTGACAGTGGTGGAGTACGGAGCCGGAGCCGGTGTTTTCGCCGACTTCCTGCTGCCGAAGATGACCCCGGAATCCCGGCTGGTACTCTTTGAAACCAACAGCGGACTTTTCCAAAAGCTGAAGGAGCGGGAGGATCCCAGGCTGATCCTGCACAACGAAAGCGTGGAAATCGTAGACCGTGTGCTGGATCCCAGCCTCGCAGGCAAGGTGGATTACATCATATCTGGCGTGCCGTTCTCCTTTTTCAGCGACGCGGACACTCTGGACATTCTTCGAAGAAGCCGCGGGCTCCTGCGTCCCGGCGGATGGTTTCTTGCCTACCAGACCTCCGACCATCTCAAGAAACCCCTTGAGGAGATCTTCGGGGATGTGGAGACCGAGTTTGAGATCCTCAATATCCCCCCCATGCTGATTTATCGCAGTCGCGGTCCGGAAACGAAAGGGGCATAA
- a CDS encoding enoyl-ACP reductase, producing MANQQGYGLLEGKKGLIFGALDERSIAWRIALACKREGAEFALSNAPVALRLGQLDDLAEQTGSSIYPCDVSKEDEVQELMQKVKEEHGSIDFMLHAIGMSPNVRKNKGYEELNYHWLQQTLDISAVSLHKILRFADEAELLNDQASVVALSYIGAQRIFSKYSDMNDAKALLESIARNYGSRLAERGIRVNTVSQAPTKTSAGSGIKGFDGMYTFADKLAPLGNPSADECADYCVTLFSDLTRMVTMQNLYHDGGFVSAGINEEMINDLARMYGEEE from the coding sequence ATGGCGAACCAACAAGGATACGGTTTACTGGAAGGCAAAAAGGGACTTATTTTCGGGGCACTGGACGAGCGCAGCATCGCCTGGCGAATCGCCCTGGCCTGCAAACGTGAGGGGGCCGAATTCGCCCTCTCCAATGCGCCGGTAGCCCTCCGGCTGGGACAGCTGGACGACCTGGCCGAACAGACCGGCTCCTCCATCTATCCCTGCGACGTCTCCAAGGAAGATGAGGTTCAGGAGCTCATGCAGAAGGTAAAAGAGGAGCACGGAAGCATCGACTTCATGCTGCACGCCATCGGAATGTCCCCCAATGTTCGCAAGAACAAGGGCTACGAGGAGCTCAACTATCACTGGTTGCAGCAGACGTTGGACATATCAGCGGTTTCTCTCCACAAGATTCTCCGCTTTGCCGACGAGGCGGAGTTGCTGAACGACCAGGCCAGTGTTGTGGCTCTTAGCTATATCGGCGCCCAGCGCATATTCTCCAAGTACAGCGACATGAACGACGCCAAGGCGCTGTTGGAGAGCATCGCCCGCAACTACGGCAGCCGCCTGGCCGAGCGCGGCATCCGCGTGAACACGGTATCCCAGGCACCGACCAAAACCTCTGCGGGCAGCGGCATCAAGGGCTTCGACGGCATGTATACCTTTGCCGACAAGCTGGCCCCGCTGGGCAACCCCTCCGCTGACGAATGCGCCGACTATTGCGTCACTCTCTTTTCCGATCTCACGCGCATGGTCACCATGCAAAACCTCTACCACGACGGCGGATTTGTGTCGGCCGGCATCAACGAGGAGATGATCAACGATCTGGCAAGGATGTACGGAGAGGAGGAGTAA
- the trmD gene encoding tRNA (guanosine(37)-N1)-methyltransferase TrmD — MMRIDIISAVPQVLESPLSHSIVGNAREKDLVEIHIHDLREWSEDRHRKVDDSPYGGGAGMVLTPQPIFSCVEELMSSRDYDEVIFPAPDGVPFRQDHANELSLCGNLMFICGHYKGVDQRVRDALVTREYSLGDYVTSGGELPAAVMTDAVVRLLPGVLGDAESALSDSFQDHLLEGPIYTRPAEFRGMEVPEILRSGDHKKVEQWRFEQSLERTKAVRPDLYEKFRKDK, encoded by the coding sequence ATGATGAGAATCGATATCATATCGGCGGTACCGCAGGTGCTGGAGAGTCCGCTCTCCCACAGCATCGTGGGCAACGCCAGGGAGAAAGACCTGGTGGAGATCCACATCCACGATCTGAGGGAGTGGTCGGAAGACCGGCACCGGAAGGTGGACGATTCCCCCTACGGGGGCGGAGCGGGCATGGTGTTGACACCACAGCCCATCTTCTCCTGCGTGGAAGAGCTGATGAGCAGCCGGGATTACGACGAAGTGATCTTTCCGGCACCTGACGGGGTTCCATTCCGTCAGGATCACGCCAACGAGCTGTCGCTCTGCGGCAATCTGATGTTCATCTGCGGACACTACAAGGGGGTCGACCAGCGGGTCCGCGACGCGCTGGTAACCCGCGAGTACAGCCTCGGCGATTACGTGACCAGCGGGGGCGAACTCCCCGCGGCCGTTATGACCGACGCCGTGGTCCGTTTGCTGCCGGGCGTCCTCGGCGATGCCGAAAGTGCTTTGAGTGATTCGTTCCAGGACCACCTGCTGGAAGGGCCCATATACACCCGTCCAGCGGAATTCCGGGGGATGGAAGTCCCGGAGATACTGCGGTCCGGCGATCACAAGAAAGTGGAACAGTGGCGCTTTGAGCAGTCACTTGAGCGCACGAAGGCCGTGCGTCCCGATTTGTACGAAAAATTTCGAAAAGATAAGTAG
- a CDS encoding zinc-dependent metalloprotease, with protein sequence MVRRLTALTLLLCLFGLPVFAQDTPTIAEKTEGMEKVEGYFSYYWNEDTGKIWLEIARFDTEFLYVNSLTAGLGSNDIGLDRNQLGSERVVTFQRRGPKVMMVQPNYDYRATDTDNPLERQAVEDAFARSIIWDFDVAAGQGDTVLVDMTPFLLRDAHNVSPRIGGLSVDAGRSYIYPEGTMNFPQNSEFEATLTYTGRGASGEVYSVTPSADAVTLRQHHSFVQLPDDGYEPRTFDPRAGYFGTSYQDYTTPIGTSITKRYITRHRLKKQNPGSSMSAPVEPIVYYLDPGTPEPVRSALLEGARWWDQAFEAAGYRNAFRVEMLPDSAHPMDVRYNVINWVHRSTRGWSYGSSVVDPRTGEIIKGHITLGSLRVRQDYLIAEGLLAPYEEGSVGGEDPMLEMSLARIRQLSAHEVGHTLGLAHNFAASTNSRASVMDYPAPRVTINADSTLNLDNAYDTGIGEWDKAAISYGYADVSGAPDEERALNRILQNAYADGLRFISDSDARPAGGAHPRAHLWDNGESAVQQMDHILNVRRIALNNFSEEVIKPGMPMATLEDALVPIYLFHRYQLDATAKLIGGVDYSYNLRGDGRPGPKAVDPEIQRAALQRMLKTLDPATLHLPDRIVEIIPPRPIGYSGSRELFNSHTDPAFDPLGAAETAAHMTAGVLLNAERAARLVDFGARDSANLDLGEYLDTIVNHTWKAQMQPGYLGSIQNTVNYVVLYHMMNLAADEDASSQVRAITNLKLESLREWMQSEAENVQATEERIASLLYGYRMLQQFRDEGEMFMPTTPLSPPPGSPIGSGQNSSEGAAAVDAWDRDAAFLDCSFGAW encoded by the coding sequence ATGGTACGACGTCTTACCGCACTCACCCTCCTGCTCTGCCTCTTCGGTCTTCCTGTCTTCGCTCAGGACACCCCCACCATCGCCGAGAAGACCGAGGGGATGGAAAAGGTGGAGGGCTACTTCTCCTACTACTGGAACGAGGACACCGGCAAGATTTGGCTGGAGATCGCCCGCTTTGATACCGAATTCCTCTACGTGAATTCTCTGACGGCGGGACTGGGATCCAACGACATCGGGCTGGACCGCAACCAGCTGGGCAGCGAGCGTGTGGTTACCTTCCAGCGCCGCGGGCCCAAGGTGATGATGGTACAGCCCAACTACGATTACCGGGCCACCGACACGGACAATCCGCTGGAGCGTCAGGCGGTGGAGGACGCCTTCGCGCGGAGCATTATTTGGGATTTTGACGTGGCTGCCGGGCAGGGCGATACCGTGCTGGTAGACATGACGCCCTTCCTGCTGCGTGACGCCCACAATGTCTCCCCGCGCATCGGGGGACTGAGCGTGGATGCGGGCCGCTCGTACATCTACCCTGAGGGCACGATGAACTTTCCGCAGAATTCCGAGTTTGAAGCCACCCTCACCTATACCGGTCGCGGCGCCTCTGGCGAGGTCTATTCGGTAACGCCATCAGCCGACGCGGTGACCCTGCGGCAGCACCACTCCTTCGTGCAGCTGCCCGACGACGGCTATGAGCCCCGCACCTTCGACCCGCGGGCCGGATATTTCGGCACGAGTTACCAGGATTACACCACGCCCATCGGCACCTCCATCACCAAACGTTACATCACCCGTCATCGGCTCAAGAAGCAGAATCCAGGCTCGTCCATGAGTGCGCCGGTGGAGCCCATCGTCTATTACCTTGATCCCGGCACTCCCGAGCCGGTGCGCAGCGCATTGCTGGAGGGCGCCCGCTGGTGGGACCAGGCTTTTGAGGCCGCCGGGTACCGGAACGCCTTTCGCGTAGAGATGCTTCCCGACAGCGCCCATCCCATGGACGTGCGCTACAATGTGATCAACTGGGTACACCGCTCCACCCGGGGCTGGTCCTACGGTTCCTCGGTTGTGGACCCCCGCACGGGCGAGATCATCAAGGGACACATCACCCTGGGCTCGCTGCGGGTACGCCAGGACTACCTGATTGCTGAGGGATTGCTGGCACCGTATGAGGAAGGCTCGGTCGGCGGCGAGGACCCCATGCTGGAGATGTCCCTTGCCCGCATCCGCCAGCTTTCCGCCCACGAGGTGGGACACACGCTGGGACTGGCCCACAATTTCGCCGCCAGCACCAACAGCCGCGCTTCGGTGATGGACTACCCCGCGCCCCGGGTAACGATTAACGCCGACAGCACGCTGAACCTGGATAACGCCTACGATACGGGCATAGGGGAGTGGGACAAGGCCGCCATTAGCTATGGCTACGCCGATGTTTCGGGTGCTCCCGACGAGGAACGCGCACTCAACCGGATACTGCAGAACGCCTACGCCGACGGGTTGAGGTTCATCTCTGATTCCGACGCGCGTCCTGCCGGCGGAGCCCACCCCCGCGCCCATCTTTGGGACAACGGGGAGAGTGCGGTCCAGCAGATGGACCATATCCTGAACGTGCGCCGCATTGCCCTGAACAACTTTTCTGAAGAGGTCATCAAGCCGGGTATGCCCATGGCGACCCTTGAAGACGCCCTGGTACCCATCTACCTTTTCCACCGCTACCAGCTGGACGCCACGGCCAAGCTGATCGGGGGAGTTGACTATTCCTACAACCTGCGCGGCGACGGCCGGCCCGGTCCCAAAGCTGTGGACCCTGAAATTCAGCGTGCCGCCCTGCAGCGCATGCTCAAGACGCTGGATCCAGCGACCCTTCATCTTCCGGACCGCATCGTGGAGATCATACCCCCCCGTCCCATCGGCTACAGCGGATCGCGTGAGCTTTTCAACAGCCACACCGACCCGGCCTTCGATCCCCTGGGAGCCGCCGAAACGGCTGCCCATATGACCGCCGGGGTGCTCTTGAATGCCGAGCGGGCCGCGCGCCTGGTGGACTTCGGCGCCCGAGACTCGGCCAACCTGGACCTGGGCGAATACCTGGATACCATCGTTAACCACACATGGAAAGCTCAGATGCAGCCCGGCTACCTTGGTTCCATCCAGAACACGGTGAACTACGTGGTACTCTACCACATGATGAACCTGGCGGCTGACGAGGATGCCTCTTCGCAGGTACGCGCCATCACCAACCTGAAGCTGGAATCGCTGCGCGAGTGGATGCAGAGCGAGGCCGAGAACGTCCAGGCCACCGAAGAGCGCATCGCCTCCCTGCTCTACGGCTACCGCATGTTGCAGCAGTTCCGAGACGAGGGCGAGATGTTCATGCCCACAACGCCCCTGTCTCCCCCGCCGGGTTCGCCCATAGGGAGCGGGCAGAACAGCAGCGAGGGAGCCGCGGCCGTAGACGCCTGGGACCGTGACGCCGCCTTCTTGGACTGCAGTTTTGGTGCCTGGTAG
- the uvrB gene encoding excinuclease ABC subunit UvrB, producing MSEFNLQSPWPPAGDQPQAIRELVEGVEAGDRYQTLLGITGSGKTRTVSGVIDEVQRPTLVMSHNKTLAAQLYREFSDFFPENRVEFFISYYDYYQPEAYLSSQDKYIEKDLSINDEIQRLRLRATSSLLSGRRDVIIVSSVSCIYGIGSPSEYEKLIITLEIGNTIARNTLLYDLVDLHYTRNDREFSRGTFRVRGDVVDLYPAYAEEGLRISFWGDEIEKMELFDPDSGNVSETVEEFRIYPASHYVTTQSRLEEAVNQIREELNERVGTLTDEGRLMEAKRLEQRTLFDLEMIQEIGYCSGIENYSRYLSNRKPGERPYCLFDYFPDDFLLVVDESHQTVPQISAMYGGDRSRKMELVEHGFRLPSALDNRPLTFEEWESMVNQAIFVSATPSDYELEKSDGVVVEQIVRPTGLMEPEVEVRPIDNQIDDLIGEIRERVEMGHRVLCITLTKRLSEELSEYLKNIGISAAYMHSELNAMERVEVLYKYRRGDFDVLVGINLLREGIDIPELSLVAILDADKEGFLRSETSLFQIIGRAARNVEGKAIMYADKITDSMRTVLDETERRRRIQKDFNEEHGITPKTIEKELKPLVDPALISKKDFDLEEGAPDMEGEREPLEMVKVADEGITYKANPAMKEVTFESKEKFLEYLRDSMYNAAKNMEFEEAARIRDQIEKLKNEL from the coding sequence ATGTCGGAATTTAATCTGCAGTCGCCCTGGCCACCGGCGGGGGATCAGCCCCAGGCCATCAGGGAACTTGTGGAAGGAGTGGAGGCGGGCGACCGCTACCAGACCCTGCTGGGTATCACAGGATCGGGCAAGACCCGCACCGTTTCAGGCGTGATCGACGAGGTGCAGCGCCCCACGCTGGTGATGAGCCACAACAAGACCCTGGCGGCCCAGCTATACCGTGAGTTCAGCGATTTTTTTCCTGAGAACCGGGTGGAGTTTTTTATCTCCTACTACGATTACTACCAGCCCGAGGCCTACCTCTCCTCCCAGGATAAGTACATTGAGAAGGACCTCTCCATCAACGATGAAATCCAGCGGCTGCGTCTTCGGGCCACCAGCTCCCTGCTCAGCGGACGCCGCGACGTCATCATCGTCTCCTCGGTGAGCTGCATCTACGGCATCGGCTCTCCCTCGGAGTACGAGAAACTGATCATCACCCTGGAGATCGGGAATACGATCGCGCGCAATACCCTGCTCTACGACCTGGTTGATCTGCACTATACGCGCAACGACCGGGAGTTCAGCCGTGGCACCTTCCGGGTGCGCGGAGATGTGGTGGACCTCTACCCGGCCTACGCCGAGGAGGGGCTCCGCATCTCCTTCTGGGGCGATGAGATCGAAAAGATGGAACTCTTTGACCCCGACAGCGGCAACGTGAGCGAGACGGTGGAGGAGTTCCGTATTTATCCTGCCTCCCACTATGTGACCACCCAGAGCCGGCTGGAGGAGGCGGTGAATCAGATACGCGAGGAACTGAACGAGCGTGTGGGAACCCTGACCGACGAGGGCAGGCTTATGGAGGCCAAGCGCCTGGAGCAGCGCACCCTGTTTGACCTGGAGATGATCCAGGAGATCGGCTACTGCTCGGGCATCGAAAACTACTCGCGCTACCTGAGCAACCGTAAACCGGGTGAACGTCCCTACTGCCTCTTCGACTATTTTCCGGACGATTTCCTGCTTGTGGTAGACGAGAGCCATCAGACCGTCCCGCAGATATCGGCCATGTACGGGGGCGACCGCTCCCGCAAGATGGAGCTTGTGGAACATGGATTTCGTCTGCCTTCGGCCCTGGACAACCGTCCCCTCACCTTCGAGGAGTGGGAAAGCATGGTTAACCAGGCCATTTTTGTGAGCGCCACTCCCAGCGACTATGAGTTGGAGAAGAGCGACGGCGTAGTGGTCGAGCAGATTGTGCGTCCCACGGGACTCATGGAACCCGAAGTAGAGGTGCGTCCCATCGACAATCAGATAGACGACCTTATCGGGGAGATCCGCGAGCGTGTGGAGATGGGTCACCGGGTACTCTGCATCACTCTCACCAAGCGGCTGAGCGAGGAGCTGAGCGAATACCTGAAGAATATTGGCATCTCCGCCGCCTATATGCACAGCGAGCTGAACGCCATGGAGCGGGTGGAGGTGCTCTACAAGTACCGCCGCGGGGACTTCGACGTGCTGGTGGGTATCAACCTGCTTCGAGAGGGCATCGACATCCCTGAGTTGAGCCTTGTGGCCATACTCGACGCCGACAAGGAGGGCTTCCTGCGTTCTGAAACCTCCCTTTTTCAGATCATCGGGCGTGCGGCCCGGAACGTGGAGGGCAAGGCGATCATGTACGCCGACAAGATCACTGACAGCATGCGCACCGTTCTCGATGAGACGGAGCGCCGTCGCCGCATTCAGAAGGATTTCAACGAGGAGCACGGCATTACGCCCAAGACCATCGAGAAGGAGCTGAAACCGCTGGTGGACCCCGCGCTTATATCCAAGAAGGACTTTGACCTGGAGGAAGGCGCTCCCGACATGGAGGGCGAAAGGGAACCCCTGGAGATGGTGAAAGTGGCCGACGAGGGCATCACCTACAAGGCCAACCCGGCCATGAAGGAGGTCACCTTCGAGAGCAAGGAGAAGTTCCTCGAATATCTGAGAGATTCCATGTATAATGCAGCTAAAAATATGGAGTTTGAAGAGGCCGCCCGGATACGTGACCAGATTGAAAAGCTCAAGAATGAGCTGTAG
- the ffh gene encoding signal recognition particle protein, with translation MFEDLRSKLDSAVQTLKGEAQITDVNIAETVREIRRALLDADVNYDVAREFTSRVKERAMGEDVLSAVNPGQQFTKIVYDELTQILGQERVDLSVAHTPPTVILIAGLQGSGKTTFSAKLAKYLKQENNRNPMLAAADVYRPAAIDQLKTLAGQIDVPVYSIEQKDAVRVARETVSMAKSLALDTVIIDTAGRMHVDEKMMDEVAQIKKAVNPHETLFVVDSMTGQDAVNTAKEFNEAIDFDGVILTKLDGDTRGGAALSIKTVVQKPIKFVSTGEKLDALHPFYPDRMAQRILGMGDVVSLVEKAQKEFDETEARKMQKKIKSDSFDLEDFRQQLQQVKGMGNLSDLVGMIPGAGNALQDAEIDDDAFKPIEAIINSMTPEERRNPEILNGSRRRRIAQGSGTRVRDINDLMKQFNQMKKMMKSFSGAGAMGRMRQMMQGL, from the coding sequence ATGTTTGAGGACCTAAGATCAAAATTAGACAGTGCCGTCCAGACGCTGAAAGGCGAGGCGCAGATCACCGATGTGAACATCGCCGAAACCGTGCGGGAGATCCGCCGGGCGCTGCTGGACGCCGACGTCAACTACGATGTGGCCCGCGAGTTCACCTCCAGGGTGAAGGAACGCGCCATGGGCGAGGACGTCCTCTCCGCCGTAAACCCGGGACAGCAGTTTACCAAGATCGTCTACGACGAACTGACGCAGATCCTGGGACAGGAGCGGGTGGACCTTTCCGTTGCACACACGCCCCCCACAGTGATCCTCATCGCCGGCCTGCAGGGGTCGGGTAAGACCACCTTCAGCGCCAAGCTGGCCAAATACCTGAAGCAGGAAAACAATCGCAATCCCATGCTGGCCGCCGCCGACGTCTACCGTCCCGCGGCCATCGACCAGCTCAAGACGCTGGCGGGACAGATTGACGTACCGGTCTACTCCATCGAACAGAAAGACGCTGTTCGCGTTGCAAGGGAGACCGTTTCCATGGCCAAGAGCCTGGCCCTCGACACCGTGATCATCGACACGGCGGGCCGTATGCACGTGGATGAAAAAATGATGGACGAAGTCGCCCAGATCAAGAAGGCGGTCAATCCTCACGAGACCCTCTTCGTAGTCGACTCCATGACCGGACAGGACGCCGTCAATACGGCCAAGGAGTTCAACGAGGCGATAGATTTCGACGGCGTTATCCTCACCAAGCTTGACGGCGATACCCGCGGCGGTGCAGCCCTCTCTATAAAGACGGTTGTGCAGAAACCGATCAAGTTTGTGAGCACCGGCGAAAAGCTGGACGCCCTCCACCCGTTCTACCCCGACCGGATGGCACAACGCATCCTGGGAATGGGGGACGTGGTTTCCCTGGTCGAAAAAGCCCAAAAGGAGTTCGACGAGACGGAAGCCCGCAAAATGCAGAAGAAGATCAAGTCGGACTCCTTCGACCTGGAGGACTTCCGACAGCAGCTGCAGCAGGTGAAGGGCATGGGCAACCTCTCCGATCTCGTGGGCATGATCCCCGGGGCCGGAAACGCCCTGCAAGACGCCGAGATCGACGACGATGCCTTCAAACCTATAGAGGCGATCATCAATTCGATGACCCCTGAAGAGCGCCGGAATCCCGAAATCCTCAACGGGAGCCGACGGCGCCGCATTGCCCAGGGCTCAGGCACACGCGTACGTGATATAAACGACCTCATGAAGCAGTTCAATCAGATGAAGAAGATGATGAAGTCGTTTTCCGGAGCGGGTGCCATGGGCCGCATGAGGCAGATGATGCAAGGCTTGTAA
- the aat gene encoding leucyl/phenylalanyl-tRNA--protein transferase: MLSPEELLTGYANGIFPMADARDDPEAKWYSARRRGIIPLDKFRVSSNVRRIIRNDHYRVRYDYAFRDVMEGCADRESTWISGEIIDSYCRLHEMGYAHSVSVWDGAMLVGGQYGVSLGAAFFGESMFECAKEASKVALWYNHRALEAGGFELWDTQFWNEHLAQFGCVEISAEAYRRRLHRAVNHEALYRDPRAK; this comes from the coding sequence ATGCTGTCACCCGAAGAGCTGCTTACCGGCTACGCCAATGGGATCTTCCCCATGGCGGACGCCCGCGACGATCCCGAGGCCAAGTGGTATTCGGCTCGACGACGCGGCATCATACCACTGGACAAATTCCGGGTCTCCTCCAACGTGCGGCGTATTATCCGCAACGACCACTACAGGGTGCGCTACGACTACGCCTTCCGCGACGTGATGGAGGGCTGCGCCGATCGCGAAAGCACCTGGATATCCGGCGAGATCATCGATTCCTACTGCCGTCTCCACGAGATGGGCTACGCACACTCGGTGAGCGTCTGGGACGGGGCCATGCTGGTCGGAGGGCAGTACGGGGTCTCCCTGGGCGCCGCCTTCTTCGGGGAGTCCATGTTCGAGTGCGCCAAGGAGGCCTCGAAGGTGGCACTCTGGTACAACCACCGGGCTCTGGAGGCGGGCGGCTTCGAACTTTGGGACACCCAGTTCTGGAACGAACACCTTGCTCAGTTTGGCTGCGTGGAGATTTCGGCAGAGGCGTACCGGCGCCGCCTGCACCGGGCCGTCAACCATGAGGCCCTCTACCGGGACCCGCGCGCTAAGTAG
- the rimM gene encoding ribosome maturation factor RimM (Essential for efficient processing of 16S rRNA) — MLEPVEDQYQIIGHVVNAHGVKGEVLVQPGFEDPGLFDSLSLLHYQNARGELVPARIERVRLQQKGDRLSFFVKFEHISDRNEATELRGSPLYVHRNKFAVAVEVEQPRDYRSWKACGEDGSPLGTVTAMLENPAHPILGITLEEDGRELLVPFVDEYIVSVDDEAEEIRCRRLDQLAGL, encoded by the coding sequence ATGCTGGAGCCCGTTGAAGACCAGTACCAGATCATCGGACACGTCGTCAACGCGCACGGCGTCAAGGGTGAAGTACTGGTGCAGCCGGGTTTCGAAGATCCCGGCCTGTTTGACAGTCTCTCGCTGCTGCATTATCAAAATGCTCGCGGCGAGCTGGTGCCGGCCCGCATCGAGCGGGTGCGTCTCCAGCAAAAGGGAGACCGTCTATCGTTCTTTGTAAAGTTTGAGCACATTTCGGACCGCAACGAGGCCACCGAACTGAGAGGTTCTCCCCTCTATGTGCACCGCAACAAGTTTGCGGTTGCCGTAGAGGTGGAACAACCGCGGGACTACCGGTCCTGGAAGGCATGCGGGGAGGATGGATCGCCATTAGGCACCGTCACCGCCATGCTGGAGAACCCGGCACATCCCATCCTGGGGATTACCCTGGAGGAGGATGGTCGCGAACTGCTCGTACCCTTTGTAGACGAGTACATCGTGTCGGTGGACGACGAGGCGGAGGAAATACGCTGCCGAAGGTTGGATCAGCTGGCCGGTTTATAG